The Natrinema caseinilyticum genomic sequence ACGAGCGAGAAATCCTCGCAGATGACGCTCGCAGCGTACTCGGACTGAAACCTACGGCATAGCCGGAATCCCACTGTTGTGGGAAGCCTCGCCGTTTACGGCGAGGAGGATGTCACGCTTATACGTTCGGAGCGCAACCGTCGATGCATGTCAGGAGACGTCATAGAGCGTGACCTCCTCGAGCGCGAACCGGACGATCGGATCCGGGTCCTCGACGCCGACGGGACCGTCGTCGCCCCCGACCTGGAACCGGATCTCGAGCCGGAGACCCTGCGATCGATGTACCGGGATATGCGGTTTTCCCGGCGGTTCGACGAACGGATGATCAGCCTCCAGCGACAGGGCCGACTCGGGACGTACGCCTCGCTGGCCGGCCAGGAGGGATCCCAGATCGGCTCGACGTACGCGCTCGCGAGCGACGACATGCTCTCCTTCCAGTACCGGGAACACGGCGCGGTCGCCGCGCGAGGGGCCCCGTGGGAGTACCTGCTCTACTGGATGGGCCACGAGGACGGCAACGCCGCCCTGGCCGACGTCGACGTCTTCCCGCTGAACATCTCGATCGGGAGTCACATTCCCCACGCGGTCGGGTGGTCGTGGGCCGCGAAATTGAACGACGAAGAGAACGTGACCGTCGTCCACTTCGGCGACGGCTCGACCTCCGAGGGGGACTTCCACGAAGCGATGAACATCGCGGGCGTCTTCGACACGCCGACTGTCTTCTTCTGTAACAACAACCAGTGGGCCATCTCCGTGCCGCGGGAGCGCCAGACCGCGAGCGCTACCATCGCCCAGAAAGCCCGCGCCTACGGCTTCGGCGGCGTCCAGGTCGACGGGATGGACCCGCTCGCGTCCTACGTCGTCACCACGGCGGCGCGGGAGAACGCACTCGAGTCCGACGGCGACCGGCCGCGACCGACCCTGATCGAGGCGGTCCAGTACCGCTACGGAGCCCACACGACGGCGGACGATCCCGACGTCTACCGCGACGAAGCGGAGGTCGAGCGCTGGCGCCAGCGCGATCCGATCGATCGATTCGAAGCCTACCTTCGGAACCGGAACGTCCTCGACGACGGCCGAATCGACGCGATCGAAACCGAAATAGCGGAGGCGGTCGCCACGCTGGTCGACCATGCGGAGGCCGTCGATGCCGATCCGACCGAGATGTTCGAGTACACGTACGAAGAGCCGACCCCGCGGCTCGAGGAACAGCGCGACTATCTCGAGGCGCTTCGGGAGGCCCACGGCGACAGCGCGTTACTCGAAGACGAGTGAGTTCGGTCGCCGGCGGATTAAAGCGGACACTGAGACAGGCCAACGGCTATCCGGCCGTCGTGCCGAGAGACGGTCGATATGCAACTCGAGCAGCCGTCCCAGGGGTCTGCATCGACCTGGAGCGGTACGGTGCCGAGCGCGGTCGACGTGCGGGTACTCGGACTGGTCGTCGTTGTGGCCGGCCTCGCGGCGTCGATGAACGTCCCCTACGGGGGAGTGGCGACGGCAGCCGTGGCGTTCGTGCTGCTTTCGTGCGGCGGGACCGCGCTTCACGTTCTCGGCGAGCGGAAACTGCGTCGGATAACCGACGGTCTCGTCGAGCGGTGGGACGAGGCGGGTGGACGGGTCGAAGATGTAAGCAGGTCCTCGAACGGGATGCGAACGGAATGGCGGGTACACACGCCCGACGGCGACGTCGTCATCGGCGGGGTCGCGCTGATTCCGATCGCCCGGCTGTCCGTCGAGTGGCGCGGTATCGGCGACACGATGGCGGCGTGCGAGGCCGAATCGAACATCGACCAGCTCGCGACGGAGCTCTACCGCGAAATATTCGAGTACGACGCGGGTCGATAATCGAGAGACTCCTCGAGGCGAGTTCCGCGCTCGATGCCGCGGATCGCCGGACGAGACGCCCGCTCGTTCACTCGAAGATCTCCTCGTGGCGCTGTGCCAGATCGGTGTACTCGCCCGACGAATACGACTCGAAGATCGATCCGGCGTCGATACCCGTTTTCTCGAGCGGCGTGATCTCGGCGGGGACGCCGCGGACGAACGACTCCGGTGGAATCGTGTACGTGTCGGGGACGACGGTCCCCGCGGCGACGATGCTCCCGCTGCCGATCGTGACGTCGGTGTTGATCGTCGCGTTGAATCCGACGAGGGACTGCGATTCGACGGTCGCTTCGTTGAGGACGGCTCCGTGGCCGACCATCACCTCGTCGGCGAGCCGTGCGGCGTGGAGTATCGCGTTGTCGCCGACGTGGGTCTCACGGCCGATCTCGACGGGGGCGACGTCGCCTCGACAGACGACGCCGGGCCAAACGCTCGCGTCGGCGGCTACCGTTACGTCGCCGACGAGCGTCGCCTCTCGACTCACTCGCGCCGCGTCGTCGATCGTGGGCCGTTCCCCCTCGAACGCGTAGGTTCGACTGTCGACCATGGATGGACCGACTACCGACGTGAGCATAATACCGGACCGTGCCTGCAGTGACTGTCAGTCCACGAAGACGCTCTCGAGAAGCGGGAGACGGTGTGGGGCGATCAGGATTCGATCTTGTCGACGATCTGTTCGGCCTCTTCTCTGGCTCTGTCTTCGCCGACGTGTTTGTTGATCAGAACGTTCGTGACCTCCCAGTCGTCCTCGCCCTCGATCGTGCCGGTTCTGACCTCGCTTCCCGCTGAGACAGACTCGGCCGGTTGGGTCGCCCAGTCGGGCGTCCGGATCTCGTCGTATCGATCCGGGTCTCGGAAGCGAACGTGGATATAGTCGTCTTCGGTCTCGACCGCGGTTACGTCGGGAGTCCCAGCCGTACGCGACCGTCCGTCGGCGGCACGTCTAACTACTGTGCTTGAAAGTGCTCCATCCCGTGAATCGTCGGGACGGACCGTCTCCAGGGACACGAGCGAAAATGTGAGTCTCGCACCCGCCTGGGAGCGATAGTACGCGCTCGATCCGGAGACGCCGGCGCTCGAGTCCCGCGATCACGATCGGTCGTCGCCTGCGAAGTGGCCGACGTGCCACGGCGAACTGGACAGGAAAATCGACTCGTGGCTCGGCGAACTGGACAGGAAGAGCGGAACCGACGGAAACCGTGGCTCGGACGCGGCTCTGCGCGCCTCAGAACGTCTCGAGGTAGCGGTCGAGTTCCCACTGGGAGACGTCGACGAGGTAGTCCTCGAACTCCTGGCGCTTCGCCTTGACAAATTTGTCGGCGACGTGGTCGCCCAGCGCGCTGTAGATCGCCTCGTCTTCCTCGAGAGCGTCG encodes the following:
- the pdhA gene encoding pyruvate dehydrogenase (acetyl-transferring) E1 component subunit alpha encodes the protein MSGDVIERDLLEREPDDRIRVLDADGTVVAPDLEPDLEPETLRSMYRDMRFSRRFDERMISLQRQGRLGTYASLAGQEGSQIGSTYALASDDMLSFQYREHGAVAARGAPWEYLLYWMGHEDGNAALADVDVFPLNISIGSHIPHAVGWSWAAKLNDEENVTVVHFGDGSTSEGDFHEAMNIAGVFDTPTVFFCNNNQWAISVPRERQTASATIAQKARAYGFGGVQVDGMDPLASYVVTTAARENALESDGDRPRPTLIEAVQYRYGAHTTADDPDVYRDEAEVERWRQRDPIDRFEAYLRNRNVLDDGRIDAIETEIAEAVATLVDHAEAVDADPTEMFEYTYEEPTPRLEEQRDYLEALREAHGDSALLEDE
- a CDS encoding gamma carbonic anhydrase family protein; its protein translation is MVDSRTYAFEGERPTIDDAARVSREATLVGDVTVAADASVWPGVVCRGDVAPVEIGRETHVGDNAILHAARLADEVMVGHGAVLNEATVESQSLVGFNATINTDVTIGSGSIVAAGTVVPDTYTIPPESFVRGVPAEITPLEKTGIDAGSIFESYSSGEYTDLAQRHEEIFE